A single window of Nematostella vectensis chromosome 4, jaNemVect1.1, whole genome shotgun sequence DNA harbors:
- the LOC125561764 gene encoding ficolin-1-like: MKIFFVRFQILGLLVFMLITTGKCQICDADNGPKLSIPIQGRRLVNHVLKTLQEGNPMLCYAECQKDKRCQSINFLYDSLTCQLNKGDKEAKPDDFAEYEYGHHMELRVPLGSAYKFPALSCEEVFACNPFSENGNYYLSPDSHTPFLVRCVFDDAPVVWTVIQQRSSDSVDFRRTFDEYSVGIGTPGDDNFMLGLDNIHRLTNSSGAKMLRVRLQDWGDIIRVSEYDNFSVGNKARSTSLP, encoded by the exons ATGAAAATCTTTTTTGTGAGATTTCAAATCTTAGGTCTTCTAGTTTTCATGCTAATTACAACAGGAAAATGCCAAATTTGTGATGCTGATAATGGTCCGAAATTATCTATCCCAATCCAGGGAAGGCGACTTGTAAACCATGTTTTAAAAACACTACAAGAAGGTAATCCGATGTTGTGCTATGCCGAATGTCAGAAAGACAAACGGTGCCAGAGCATCAACTTTCTTTACGACAGTCTGACGTGCCAACTGAATAAAGGGGACAAGGAAGCGAAACCGGATGATTTTGCTGAATATGAGTATGGGCACCATATGGAGCTGAGAG tTCCTTTGGGGAGTGCATACAAATTTCCAGCACTCTCGTGTGAGGAAGTATTCGCCTGCAACCCTTTTTCGGAAAATGGGAATTATTATCTTTCTCCAGACAGCCACACGCCTTTTTTG GTAAGATGCGTGTTTGACGATGCCCCTGTGGTCTGGACTGTTATTCAACAAAGAAGTTCGGACTCTGTTGACTTCAGACGAACGTTTGATGAGTACAGCGTAGGGATCGGGACTCCTGGAGACGACAACTTCATGTTGGGTCTTGACAATATCCACAGGCTGACCAACAGTTCGGGCGCGAAAATGCTGCGTGTGAGGCTTCAAGATTGGGGTGATATTATCAGAGTCTCCGAATATGATAACTTTTCAGTTGGAAACAAGGCTCGAAGTACATCCTTGCCCTGA
- the LOC5510934 gene encoding NADH-ubiquinone oxidoreductase subunit 8, producing the protein MAQICSRWLRGGRVVGLGFQAARPFSVSCTSRTYRYVTKEEHDTPLDMQTSTDRNATTLFFGELLRGLAMTLSKLFQEPATINYPFEKGPLSPRFRGEHALRRYPSGEERCIACKLCEAICPAQAITIEAEERSDGSRRTTRYDIDMTKCIYCGFCQEACPVDAIVEGPNFEFATETHEELLYNKEKLLNNGDRWEAEIAANLQADFLYR; encoded by the exons ATGGCGCAGATCTGTTCAAGGTGGCTCCGAGGAG GGCGTGTAGTGGGTCTGGGTTTTCAAGCAGCTCGTCCTTTTTCAGTCAGTTGTACGAGCAGGACTTACC GATATGTGACAAAGGAGGAACATGACACCCCTTTGGATATGCAGACATCAACTGACAGGAATGCCACCACATTGTTTTTCGGCGAGCTTTTACGAG gtctTGCAATGACACTAAGCAAGCTATTCCAGGAGCCTGCAACAATTAACTATCCTTTTGAAAAGGGTCCTCTAAGTCCTAGGTTCCGGGGGGAACATGCTCTGCGACGGTACCCCTCTGGGGAAGAGAGATGCATCGCATGCAAGCTCTGTGAGGCCATTTGTCCTGCTCAG GCTATCACCATTGAGGCAGAAGAGAGGTCTGATGGTAGCCGTCGGACAACTCGTTATGATATTGATATGACCAAGTGTATTTACTGTGGGTTTTGCCAGGAAGCCTGCCCAGTTGATGCTATAGTGGAG GGTCCGAATTTTGAGTTTGCAACAGAAACCCACGAGGAGCTCCTGTATAACAAAGAAAAACTCCTCAACAACGGAGACAGATGGGAAGCAGAGATAGCCGCCAACTTACAGGCAGACTTTTTGTACAGATGA